The following proteins come from a genomic window of Pirellula staleyi DSM 6068:
- a CDS encoding chemotaxis protein CheW → MNDADQQIVNDFVIEASEHLADIENQLLSIEASADSPNVELVHEVFRNVHSVKGVAGFLGFASVGSLAHSLESVLNMVRGGELRPQGVVIETLLSGFDTLRQMVHHIDRVDDFDVTGHVNQLQEIMNVAKIAPSAGELAAAGTSGGSAASQHPLDLAQQFVTDSGLQADPNAILASLREQMEPAAAPKANAQSSQQPKIASEPAPTSDAAINSKISAANGAAAESTPSKGSAADANIRVPVAILDRLMNLAGELVLGRNQLLQILQNKSGAGLDTVGARLDQVTTELQEAIMNARMQQVGTVFNRFPRMVRDVSQKLGKQCRLQLEGSEVELDKTILENICDPLTHLIRNAIDHGIERPEVRAREGKSEAGTLTIRAFHQAGKVHITVSDDGGGIHPQNLRDKGVRKGWFSAEHAASLSDREALRLIFRPGFSTAEVVTEVSGRGVGMDVVKTNIEKLGGTVEVDSTPGAGTTVHVKLPLTLAIIPSLIVGSCGERYAIPESSIIELVRFTPGDKSMRVERFQGAEALRLRGTLLPLVRLSSLLSTSSKKTPIATDTSRAHNIIVVEGGVVRYGIVVDAVLDPEQIVVKPLGRHIKSCRCLAGATVLGDGQVAFILDIPGIAAHASLVAGESLEAENRRFATQDTAEETQTILLFQGLRGDLFAAPMAMVSRIEKIGREQVDRVESRLLLQYRGGTLPLVQLEPGTQREELPESVYVLVFQVKGYEMGLIVPLIVDICDASTAVDTRVYREKGTMGVLVIEGRVVRLLDVHELAASMAPPQADNPRLQNSPLQGRRLTVLMAEDSPFFREQIGKFLTEEGHTVIACEDGLEAWETLQQPSLQIDLVVTDVEMPRMNGFEFCRKIRSSAAHRHLPVIALTSLNEAKHVRMGAEAGVSDYQVKMDRDKLLAAITKFMAQMKST, encoded by the coding sequence ATGAATGATGCTGACCAGCAGATTGTGAACGACTTTGTGATTGAAGCGAGCGAGCACCTCGCGGATATCGAGAACCAGCTCCTTTCGATCGAAGCGAGCGCCGATAGTCCCAACGTCGAACTCGTTCACGAGGTCTTCCGGAACGTCCATTCGGTGAAAGGGGTTGCAGGGTTTCTCGGGTTTGCATCGGTAGGATCGCTGGCGCATAGCCTCGAAAGTGTCCTCAACATGGTCCGAGGGGGCGAGCTGCGCCCGCAAGGTGTCGTCATCGAAACGCTCCTCTCGGGGTTCGATACGCTGCGACAAATGGTCCACCATATCGACCGGGTCGACGACTTTGATGTCACCGGGCATGTCAACCAGCTGCAGGAAATCATGAACGTCGCCAAGATCGCCCCATCCGCTGGCGAACTTGCCGCCGCAGGCACTTCAGGCGGTTCCGCTGCGAGTCAGCATCCGCTCGATCTGGCGCAGCAGTTCGTGACCGATTCGGGACTGCAGGCCGATCCCAACGCGATCCTCGCCAGTTTGCGAGAGCAAATGGAGCCGGCCGCAGCACCGAAAGCGAACGCACAAAGTAGTCAGCAGCCCAAGATCGCATCTGAACCGGCCCCTACCAGCGACGCCGCGATCAACAGCAAGATTAGTGCAGCTAACGGTGCCGCTGCCGAGTCGACACCGAGCAAAGGGAGTGCGGCCGACGCCAATATTCGCGTTCCGGTGGCGATTCTCGATCGGCTGATGAATCTCGCCGGCGAACTGGTACTCGGTCGCAATCAGCTGTTGCAGATCTTGCAGAACAAATCGGGCGCGGGGCTCGACACCGTCGGCGCGCGGCTCGATCAAGTCACCACCGAGCTGCAAGAGGCGATCATGAACGCCCGCATGCAGCAGGTAGGGACCGTTTTCAATCGCTTCCCCCGCATGGTCCGCGATGTGAGCCAAAAGCTCGGCAAACAGTGCCGCTTACAACTCGAGGGGAGCGAAGTCGAGCTCGATAAAACGATCCTCGAAAACATTTGCGATCCTCTCACGCACCTCATTCGCAACGCCATCGATCACGGCATCGAGCGCCCTGAAGTTCGTGCTCGTGAGGGAAAATCAGAAGCTGGCACCCTCACGATCCGCGCGTTTCACCAGGCAGGCAAAGTCCATATCACGGTGAGTGACGACGGTGGTGGCATTCACCCGCAAAACCTGCGCGATAAAGGTGTCCGCAAGGGTTGGTTTAGCGCCGAGCATGCCGCTTCGCTCTCCGATCGCGAAGCGCTCCGGCTGATCTTCCGCCCTGGTTTTTCAACAGCCGAAGTGGTCACCGAAGTGAGTGGCCGCGGCGTTGGCATGGATGTTGTCAAAACCAATATCGAAAAACTAGGGGGGACGGTAGAAGTCGACAGTACACCTGGCGCGGGGACGACCGTGCATGTGAAACTTCCCCTCACACTGGCCATCATTCCGTCGCTGATCGTTGGCAGCTGTGGCGAGCGTTATGCCATTCCCGAAAGCTCGATCATCGAGCTCGTCCGCTTCACGCCGGGCGATAAGAGCATGCGTGTCGAACGTTTCCAGGGTGCCGAAGCGCTCCGGCTGCGGGGAACACTCTTGCCACTCGTTCGTTTGAGCTCGCTCCTATCGACCAGCTCGAAGAAAACGCCGATTGCGACCGATACTTCGCGGGCTCACAACATCATTGTGGTCGAAGGGGGAGTCGTTCGTTATGGGATTGTGGTCGATGCGGTCCTCGACCCCGAGCAGATCGTCGTGAAACCACTGGGGCGGCACATCAAGAGCTGCCGCTGTCTGGCTGGTGCGACGGTGCTCGGCGATGGACAAGTCGCCTTTATTCTCGATATTCCTGGGATCGCAGCGCATGCGTCGCTCGTTGCCGGGGAATCGCTCGAGGCCGAAAATCGCCGCTTTGCCACACAAGACACTGCCGAAGAAACGCAAACCATTTTGCTCTTCCAAGGGCTGCGCGGCGATCTGTTTGCCGCCCCCATGGCGATGGTCTCGCGCATTGAAAAGATTGGCCGCGAGCAGGTCGATCGCGTCGAGTCGCGACTCTTGCTGCAATACCGTGGCGGCACACTCCCACTGGTTCAGCTCGAACCAGGGACCCAGCGCGAGGAGCTTCCCGAATCGGTCTACGTTCTCGTCTTCCAAGTGAAGGGTTACGAGATGGGACTGATCGTGCCACTGATCGTCGACATCTGCGATGCCTCGACGGCGGTCGACACGCGAGTCTATCGCGAGAAGGGAACGATGGGGGTGCTGGTGATCGAGGGACGCGTGGTTCGTTTGCTCGATGTGCATGAACTAGCAGCGAGCATGGCTCCGCCGCAGGCCGACAATCCACGTCTGCAAAATTCGCCGCTGCAGGGGCGTCGGCTTACCGTGTTGATGGCCGAAGATTCCCCATTTTTCCGCGAGCAGATCGGCAAATTCCTCACCGAAGAGGGACACACCGTGATTGCCTGCGAAGATGGTTTGGAAGCGTGGGAAACGTTGCAGCAACCCTCGCTGCAAATCGACCTGGTGGTGACCGATGTCGAAATGCCGCGCATGAATGGTTTTGAGTTCTGCCGCAAGATTCGCTCGTCGGCGGCGCATCGGCATCTCCCTGTGATCGCCCTCACTTCGCTGAACGAAGCCAAGCATGTTCGCATGGGAGCAGAGGCGGGGGTGAGCGACTATCAAGTGAAGATGGATCGCGACAAACTGCTCGCCGCGATCACCAAGTTCATGGCCCAAATGAAATCGACGTAA
- a CDS encoding chemotaxis protein CheW: MQTMIAKPQQVARQELELVTFRVGKLTFGIEIHHVKEINSHLVPTRAPHAHRAVLGVMNLRGDVITVVDLATLLKLPQRSEGARGKGVIVSVEGELVAVAVDQVEDVVTLERHELHPLPPNFRLGDSRVYQGVYPTEHGLVVLLDIVEAMEMHLQRESSSRS; the protein is encoded by the coding sequence ATGCAAACGATGATTGCCAAGCCCCAGCAAGTTGCTCGTCAAGAGCTTGAACTGGTGACCTTTCGTGTCGGCAAGTTGACCTTTGGAATCGAAATCCATCACGTCAAAGAGATCAACTCGCATCTGGTGCCGACTCGTGCGCCGCATGCGCATCGCGCGGTGCTGGGAGTGATGAACCTGCGCGGCGACGTGATTACTGTCGTCGATTTAGCCACGCTGCTGAAGCTTCCGCAGCGCTCCGAGGGAGCACGCGGCAAGGGAGTGATTGTCTCGGTGGAAGGTGAGCTGGTGGCGGTGGCGGTCGATCAGGTGGAAGATGTGGTGACGCTCGAGCGTCACGAGCTCCATCCTCTGCCGCCGAACTTTCGTCTCGGTGATTCGCGCGTTTACCAAGGGGTTTATCCAACGGAGCATGGCCTGGTGGTGCTGCTCGATATCGTCGAGGCGATGGAAATGCACCTGCAACGCGAATCGAGCAGCCGCTCGTAG
- the cpaB gene encoding Flp pilus assembly protein CpaB has protein sequence MKSLILIFIALGCGLVASIGISQVMERGGSGAAPAMEMEQILVALADIDIDAKLNAENVQLEEWPKSKVPEGAVRSLDEVEAKFAQQRFFKGEPILLAKISDQNVNPMIRIPEGYRVMPVKVDDETVLKAISPGDRVDVMVFLRRSEEIKQTATYTILRNVRVFAVNSNTERDLETKGQDVNARTVSLIIKPQQSRELAVASQIGKIILTMRRPDETDEAGEGEDVTPITEILSGKASLGDEEQPAPAAPVAAPAPINSFLTEVTTPAAPAPAPAAAVPAKPAFTMHIFGPADVKAYEWQDTKQLPIETSLGGQPTPVVEPAPAPVAPAAQPTPAAEPTLEEPVSAEPVTVEPVTEEAGTSPPAYAPPVD, from the coding sequence ATGAAGTCTCTAATCCTGATCTTCATTGCCCTAGGCTGCGGTCTGGTCGCTTCGATCGGCATCAGCCAGGTGATGGAGCGTGGTGGCAGCGGAGCTGCGCCAGCCATGGAGATGGAGCAGATCCTCGTTGCGCTCGCCGACATCGATATCGATGCCAAGCTGAACGCCGAGAATGTGCAACTCGAAGAGTGGCCCAAATCCAAGGTTCCCGAGGGGGCGGTTCGCTCGCTCGATGAAGTCGAGGCCAAATTCGCTCAGCAGCGATTCTTTAAAGGAGAGCCGATTCTCCTGGCCAAGATCAGCGACCAAAACGTCAACCCGATGATCCGCATCCCGGAAGGTTACCGGGTCATGCCGGTGAAAGTCGACGATGAAACGGTGCTGAAAGCCATTTCGCCCGGCGATCGCGTCGACGTGATGGTGTTCCTCCGCCGTAGCGAAGAAATCAAGCAGACCGCGACCTATACGATTCTGCGTAATGTCCGTGTGTTCGCTGTGAATTCCAATACCGAGCGCGATCTCGAGACCAAGGGGCAAGACGTCAATGCTCGCACCGTGTCGCTGATCATTAAGCCACAGCAGTCGCGAGAACTCGCGGTCGCTTCGCAGATTGGCAAGATCATCCTGACGATGCGTCGCCCCGATGAAACCGACGAAGCGGGCGAAGGTGAAGACGTAACTCCTATCACGGAAATCCTTTCGGGCAAAGCATCGCTTGGCGATGAAGAGCAGCCCGCACCAGCGGCACCAGTCGCTGCTCCGGCACCGATCAACAGCTTTCTGACCGAAGTGACCACGCCTGCTGCTCCAGCCCCCGCACCAGCGGCTGCTGTCCCAGCAAAGCCTGCCTTCACGATGCACATCTTTGGCCCTGCTGATGTGAAAGCCTACGAATGGCAAGACACCAAGCAGCTCCCAATCGAAACGAGCCTGGGTGGCCAGCCCACACCTGTGGTCGAGCCTGCACCAGCCCCAGTGGCTCCGGCTGCTCAACCAACGCCAGCTGCCGAGCCAACTTTGGAAGAACCAGTATCAGCCGAGCCAGTGACCGTGGAGCCTGTGACCGAAGAAGCAGGCACGTCTCCACCTGCGTATGCACCACCTGTCGACTAA
- a CDS encoding response regulator, with product MSNVLRLAIVDPNDTSRNALKSMLLGMDVVWLEAECSRYEFFADVIGQTKPDIGVISIDSNPEKGLKLIEQIHISAPDCALLVVSSSSDGQTILRAMRAGAKEFLTQPIRVEDLLHALDRIGSQKFGAGEGRTRSCHVIAVAGATGGVGTTSLAVNLGCVLAAEPRNSVVLVDLDLSLGDADVFLDTIPDYTLVDVAQNISRLDFTLLKRSLTKHSSGLYLLPRPVQLQDTALITPDDLTRVLGLLKASFTHMILDLSKGYTPADFVALKSAKDILLVTQLDLPCLRNVVRLMMSFGETEGLKDKVKIVVNRVGLDTGSISVKKAQETMGREIYWQLPNDYRTMVEVRNNGVPLIEQAPRASITQAVVTLAEALGAEEKTKEAEPAAAGAGKSGGGWLSFLSGKGKPKGSK from the coding sequence ATGAGCAACGTTCTTCGACTTGCCATCGTCGACCCGAATGACACCTCTCGCAATGCGCTCAAAAGCATGCTGCTGGGGATGGATGTTGTTTGGCTAGAAGCGGAATGCTCGCGCTACGAGTTCTTCGCCGACGTCATTGGGCAGACCAAGCCCGACATCGGTGTGATTTCGATCGACAGCAACCCCGAGAAGGGGCTCAAGCTGATCGAACAGATCCACATCAGCGCTCCCGACTGTGCGCTCCTGGTGGTGAGCAGCTCGTCCGACGGACAAACGATCCTGCGGGCGATGCGGGCCGGTGCCAAAGAGTTTCTCACCCAGCCAATTCGGGTCGAAGACCTGCTCCACGCCCTCGATCGCATCGGTAGCCAAAAATTTGGGGCCGGTGAAGGTCGCACCCGCAGCTGTCACGTCATTGCCGTCGCTGGTGCCACTGGTGGTGTCGGAACGACGAGTCTCGCCGTCAATCTCGGCTGTGTGCTCGCTGCTGAACCTCGCAACAGCGTGGTGCTGGTCGACCTCGACCTGTCACTCGGTGATGCCGACGTGTTCCTCGACACCATTCCCGACTACACGCTGGTCGATGTCGCGCAGAACATCAGCCGACTCGACTTCACGCTGCTGAAGCGTTCGCTCACCAAGCACTCGTCGGGGCTCTATCTGCTGCCGCGACCCGTGCAATTGCAAGACACCGCACTCATCACGCCCGACGATCTCACCCGTGTGCTCGGTCTGCTGAAGGCCAGTTTCACGCACATGATCCTCGACTTGTCGAAGGGCTATACGCCCGCCGACTTCGTGGCGCTCAAGAGCGCGAAAGATATTCTGCTCGTCACCCAGCTCGACCTGCCGTGCCTGCGTAACGTCGTGCGACTGATGATGTCGTTCGGCGAAACTGAAGGGCTCAAGGACAAGGTGAAGATTGTGGTGAATCGGGTCGGTCTCGACACCGGCTCGATCAGTGTGAAGAAGGCCCAGGAGACGATGGGTCGCGAGATCTACTGGCAGTTGCCCAACGATTACCGCACGATGGTGGAAGTTCGCAACAACGGTGTGCCGCTCATCGAGCAGGCCCCGCGAGCCAGCATCACGCAAGCGGTGGTGACTCTGGCCGAAGCGCTCGGCGCGGAAGAGAAAACCAAAGAGGCCGAACCAGCCGCCGCTGGCGCTGGCAAATCGGGTGGAGGCTGGCTCAGCTTCCTCTCCGGTAAAGGAAAGCCCAAAGGAAGCAAGTAG
- a CDS encoding pilus assembly protein, giving the protein MRQPEQSLQVQLPKLDKPYRSYRRNRRAAATVEFAVVAPIFFLLVLGMIEYGRMVMVQQVITNASREGARTAVLDGTTTAEVTATVNSYLASGSISGATVVVTPNPPTNADGGDPVTVTVSVPFSQVSWLPSPMYLGGKTLSSTTVMRRESVQ; this is encoded by the coding sequence ATGAGGCAGCCCGAGCAGAGTTTGCAGGTCCAGTTACCGAAACTGGATAAACCTTACCGGTCGTACCGAAGAAATCGTCGGGCGGCGGCCACAGTCGAGTTTGCTGTGGTCGCACCGATCTTCTTTCTTCTCGTCCTCGGCATGATCGAGTACGGGCGGATGGTGATGGTCCAACAGGTCATCACCAACGCTTCGCGAGAAGGGGCAAGGACGGCTGTGCTCGACGGGACGACGACGGCGGAAGTAACTGCCACAGTCAACTCCTACCTCGCTAGCGGTTCGATTTCAGGCGCGACTGTAGTGGTCACACCTAATCCTCCGACGAATGCCGATGGTGGGGATCCAGTGACTGTGACGGTTTCTGTTCCTTTCAGTCAAGTCAGTTGGCTCCCGTCGCCAATGTACTTAGGAGGGAAGACTCTCTCGTCGACGACCGTAATGCGCCGCGAGTCGGTGCAGTAG
- the rdgB gene encoding RdgB/HAM1 family non-canonical purine NTP pyrophosphatase — MSSAACSLVVATRNKKKLGELLELLAPEGFALQTLDDFPQSIEVEETGETFAANAALKACEQARVLKRWVLAEDSGLAVDALGGAPGVYSARFSGEGATDAKNNALLLEKLAHVPLEKRGAHYVCHAVLSDPAGNIRAEAVGRCYGRILPVAAGSGGFGYDPLFEVIEYHRTFGELAPAVKRAISHRARSMRLMLEQLRVLRQAGAFA; from the coding sequence ATGTCCAGTGCGGCTTGCTCGCTGGTCGTGGCGACGCGCAATAAAAAGAAACTCGGCGAGCTGCTCGAACTGCTCGCTCCCGAAGGTTTCGCGCTCCAAACACTCGACGATTTTCCCCAGTCGATCGAGGTGGAAGAGACCGGCGAGACCTTTGCCGCCAACGCCGCTTTGAAAGCGTGCGAGCAAGCGCGGGTGCTGAAGCGCTGGGTCTTGGCCGAAGATAGTGGCCTGGCGGTCGATGCTCTTGGTGGAGCGCCGGGAGTCTATTCCGCCCGCTTCTCGGGGGAAGGTGCCACCGACGCTAAAAACAACGCGCTACTGCTCGAGAAGCTCGCCCACGTGCCGCTCGAAAAACGGGGAGCGCACTACGTCTGTCACGCTGTCCTCTCCGACCCGGCCGGAAATATTCGGGCCGAAGCGGTCGGACGCTGCTATGGCCGCATCCTCCCCGTCGCTGCTGGCTCCGGCGGATTTGGTTACGATCCACTCTTCGAAGTGATCGAGTATCACCGCACCTTTGGCGAGCTTGCACCGGCGGTGAAACGGGCGATCAGTCATCGCGCCCGCTCGATGCGGCTGATGCTCGAGCAGCTGCGTGTTCTGCGCCAGGCTGGCGCATTTGCCTAG
- a CDS encoding methyl-accepting chemotaxis protein, with product MTAATADAQKKFNPEAVADLTRELDTVMDRTIAAIDNVNDQIRVLALNARIEAARAGEAGKAFNIVAMEIAGLSNTSAKVVSNLKRRSGRTLTRIGNVSTRMGTEFNGTRLSDIALMNIDLIDRNLYERSCDVRWWATDASLVTALTERSPAAFDHASKRLGVILDSYTVYFDLVLCDLSGKIVANGRPDLYRSMGTEHSHAIWFQSALRTRSGKEFGFESVHRSPLVNDKYTVVYSCCVREGGDVNGKPIGVLGVVFNWEGLAQTIVNGVSLTAEEKSRTRVCIVDDGGTVLADSRNRILGDTIDFSERGQLFAKAKDFVVTNVGSRNCCVAHALSPGFETYATGWHSLLIQEVKKPSSSGDSIKRKKKRGVKGTRRSSRKRSRIGRDE from the coding sequence ATGACCGCTGCCACGGCTGACGCTCAAAAGAAGTTCAACCCTGAAGCTGTTGCCGACCTCACGCGTGAGCTCGACACGGTCATGGATCGCACCATTGCCGCCATTGATAACGTGAACGATCAGATTCGCGTGCTGGCCCTCAATGCACGGATCGAAGCTGCCCGGGCAGGTGAAGCGGGCAAAGCGTTCAACATCGTGGCGATGGAAATCGCCGGCCTCTCGAACACCAGTGCCAAAGTGGTTTCGAACCTGAAGCGTCGTAGCGGACGGACCCTGACCCGCATCGGCAACGTCAGCACGCGGATGGGCACAGAGTTCAACGGCACACGACTCTCCGACATCGCGCTGATGAACATCGACCTGATCGATCGCAACCTCTACGAGCGTTCGTGCGATGTTCGCTGGTGGGCGACCGATGCCAGCCTCGTCACCGCGCTGACCGAGCGAAGTCCAGCCGCTTTCGATCATGCTTCGAAACGACTCGGCGTGATCCTCGATTCGTACACCGTTTATTTCGATCTCGTGCTGTGCGATCTCTCCGGCAAGATTGTGGCCAATGGCCGCCCCGATCTCTACCGTTCGATGGGAACCGAACATTCGCACGCCATTTGGTTTCAGAGTGCCCTGCGGACTCGCAGCGGCAAAGAGTTTGGTTTTGAGAGTGTGCACCGCAGTCCGCTGGTGAACGACAAATACACGGTGGTCTATTCGTGCTGCGTGCGCGAAGGTGGCGACGTGAATGGCAAGCCGATTGGCGTGCTGGGTGTTGTGTTCAACTGGGAAGGGCTCGCGCAAACGATCGTCAACGGCGTCTCGCTGACGGCTGAAGAAAAGAGCCGCACGCGGGTGTGCATTGTCGACGATGGTGGAACGGTGCTTGCCGATTCGCGGAACCGAATTCTCGGCGATACGATCGATTTTTCGGAACGTGGTCAGCTGTTTGCGAAGGCCAAAGATTTTGTCGTGACGAATGTCGGAAGCCGCAATTGCTGCGTCGCGCATGCTCTCTCGCCCGGCTTTGAGACCTACGCCACCGGCTGGCATTCGCTGCTGATTCAAGAGGTGAAGAAACCCTCGAGCTCCGGCGATTCGATCAAGCGGAAGAAGAAGCGGGGCGTGAAGGGTACACGACGTTCGTCGCGTAAACGCTCGCGCATCGGCCGCGACGAGTAA
- a CDS encoding A24 family peptidase, with the protein MLDAIYAVGSAMAEHWTVWLVTIVLILAAVIDGFELKVPNWITFPFIISGWIYSVAAFGWEGLGWSLVGTVVGLALLLPAYSIGGMGAGDVKLLAGVGAWMYGTHTFYAFCASAVVGALCAVIMVLAKRAWKKHSDQFWLILNEIMVIGNPEKLAVIAAKRKPSMLLLPYGIPIAIGTIGYFLVRGMLV; encoded by the coding sequence ATGCTCGATGCGATTTACGCAGTGGGTTCGGCCATGGCCGAACATTGGACCGTTTGGCTGGTGACCATTGTTTTGATCCTGGCTGCGGTGATCGACGGTTTTGAATTGAAGGTGCCCAACTGGATCACCTTTCCATTCATCATCAGCGGCTGGATCTACAGCGTGGCTGCGTTCGGCTGGGAAGGGCTCGGCTGGAGCCTCGTCGGAACGGTGGTTGGTTTGGCGCTGCTGCTTCCCGCCTATTCGATCGGCGGCATGGGAGCAGGGGACGTGAAACTGCTAGCAGGTGTCGGAGCCTGGATGTATGGAACGCACACGTTCTATGCCTTCTGTGCCTCGGCGGTGGTGGGAGCCCTCTGTGCTGTCATCATGGTGCTGGCAAAACGAGCCTGGAAGAAACACTCGGATCAGTTCTGGCTGATCCTCAATGAGATCATGGTGATTGGAAATCCTGAGAAGCTGGCAGTGATTGCAGCGAAGCGTAAGCCTTCGATGCTGCTGCTCCCTTATGGAATTCCAATCGCAATCGGCACGATTGGCTACTTTTTGGTCCGAGGCATGTTGGTGTAA
- a CDS encoding Flp family type IVb pilin → MTAIASKIGRFLKSEDGPTAVEYAVMLALIVIVCLTAIQAIGTNANATFNSVATKLSSGGGS, encoded by the coding sequence ATGACTGCCATTGCCAGCAAAATCGGTCGTTTTCTGAAGAGTGAAGATGGTCCAACCGCCGTGGAATACGCTGTGATGCTCGCGCTCATCGTGATCGTGTGTCTCACCGCCATCCAAGCGATCGGCACCAACGCCAACGCCACGTTCAACAGCGTTGCGACCAAGCTCTCGAGTGGCGGCGGTTCGTAA
- a CDS encoding Flp family type IVb pilin — protein sequence MKNLALKVQRFLVSEDGPTAVEYAVMLALIVIVCLTAIQAIGTNANATFNSVATKLSSGGGS from the coding sequence ATGAAGAATCTCGCTCTGAAAGTGCAACGTTTCCTGGTCTCGGAAGATGGTCCAACTGCAGTGGAATACGCTGTGATGTTGGCGCTCATCGTGATCGTGTGCCTCACGGCCATTCAGGCCATCGGCACCAACGCCAACGCGACGTTCAACAGCGTCGCCACCAAGCTCTCGAGCGGTGGCGGTTCGTAA
- a CDS encoding pilus assembly protein N-terminal domain-containing protein, with product MAIANSPGRLQKRYSLLAGLPALLVALTFAAPAFSQPMSLPGVGPMPAAVKFKVQGPAEKLEMTVNTSRVVEFPFDVPKMLVNNPDLVRITPISPNSIQLSAVKGGVTQLNVWNADDQVTTLDLIVIPDVQELEMILKHEFPDAAIRLRPLASSLYISGFVPKAEMVASITRVAEDYFPKIINNMTVGGVQKVLLHVKVMEVSRTKLRTMGFDWAQLNGDDFVTQSVSGLLQTPGTLTGNTGATVRFGILTDNNQFYGFLEALRQNDLAKLLAEPTLVTMSGRPAYFNVGGEVPIPMQQSLGVTTVQYKQFGTRIDFVPIVLGNGSIRLEVRPEVTEIDPSLRDAVTGVPGFRQRGADTAVEIKAGQTMAIAGLVYNRVEASNRGVPFLADLPWAGGAFRRVSEKVNEVELVIMVTPEFTEALDPSEVPACGPGQLTTSPTDKELYGRGYIEVPKANCNNGNCAPQGSMFQGTQMQRHYEEVPAGPSTPMGSNRRPVAGPQPSQTAQAAQPTPSYRTAQSAPSSPAMSVQPRSVSYGQPTPAPPQVAQPAPAQSVPSYYSGAAPQNPAPVTQPTLIGPLGYDDLK from the coding sequence ATGGCCATCGCAAACTCTCCAGGGCGCTTGCAAAAGCGATACTCCCTGCTGGCAGGATTGCCCGCGCTACTCGTGGCACTCACGTTTGCCGCACCTGCGTTTTCGCAGCCAATGAGCCTTCCCGGAGTTGGCCCCATGCCAGCCGCCGTGAAGTTCAAGGTCCAAGGACCTGCGGAAAAGCTCGAAATGACGGTCAACACCAGCCGCGTCGTCGAATTTCCGTTCGACGTCCCGAAAATGCTGGTGAACAACCCCGATCTGGTGCGCATCACTCCGATCTCGCCTAACAGCATTCAGCTGTCGGCCGTTAAAGGTGGCGTGACGCAGCTGAACGTCTGGAATGCCGATGACCAGGTCACCACGCTCGACCTGATTGTGATTCCCGACGTCCAAGAGCTGGAGATGATCCTCAAGCACGAGTTTCCCGACGCGGCGATTCGTCTGCGTCCCCTCGCCAGCAGCCTCTACATCTCGGGCTTTGTGCCAAAGGCCGAGATGGTGGCCAGCATCACGCGAGTGGCGGAAGACTACTTCCCCAAGATCATCAACAACATGACCGTGGGTGGTGTGCAAAAAGTGCTCCTCCACGTGAAGGTGATGGAAGTTTCGCGCACGAAGCTCCGGACCATGGGTTTCGACTGGGCTCAGCTCAACGGCGACGACTTTGTGACCCAAAGTGTCAGTGGTCTGCTGCAGACGCCCGGCACCCTCACGGGCAACACCGGCGCCACGGTTCGCTTTGGCATCCTCACCGATAACAACCAGTTCTACGGCTTCCTCGAAGCTCTCCGTCAAAACGATCTGGCGAAGCTGCTCGCCGAGCCGACCCTCGTCACCATGAGTGGTCGTCCCGCCTACTTCAATGTCGGTGGCGAAGTCCCGATTCCGATGCAGCAATCGCTCGGTGTCACCACCGTGCAGTACAAACAGTTCGGTACCCGGATCGACTTTGTTCCGATCGTTCTGGGCAACGGTAGCATTCGGCTCGAAGTTCGTCCCGAAGTGACCGAAATCGACCCCAGCTTACGCGACGCTGTGACCGGTGTTCCCGGTTTCCGTCAACGGGGTGCTGATACCGCTGTGGAAATCAAAGCGGGTCAAACGATGGCGATCGCCGGTCTGGTCTACAACCGTGTGGAAGCCAGCAATCGTGGTGTGCCGTTCCTCGCCGATCTCCCTTGGGCCGGTGGCGCGTTCCGCCGCGTGAGCGAGAAGGTGAACGAAGTCGAACTCGTCATCATGGTGACCCCCGAATTCACCGAAGCCCTCGATCCAAGCGAAGTCCCTGCCTGTGGTCCTGGTCAGCTGACGACCAGCCCCACCGACAAAGAACTCTACGGACGTGGCTATATCGAAGTCCCCAAAGCCAACTGCAACAATGGCAACTGTGCTCCTCAAGGAAGCATGTTCCAAGGGACGCAGATGCAGCGTCACTACGAAGAAGTTCCTGCTGGTCCTTCGACACCGATGGGCAGCAACCGACGCCCTGTCGCAGGTCCTCAGCCGAGCCAAACTGCTCAAGCAGCACAGCCCACACCAAGCTATCGCACGGCACAATCGGCGCCGTCGTCGCCTGCGATGAGCGTGCAGCCTCGCAGTGTTAGTTACGGTCAGCCGACACCTGCCCCGCCACAAGTGGCCCAGCCCGCTCCGGCACAATCAGTACCGTCCTACTATTCTGGTGCTGCACCCCAGAATCCAGCACCAGTAACTCAGCCAACACTCATTGGCCCACTTGGTTATGACGACCTAAAGTAA